The window GCCCCCTCCGTCTCCCCGTGCTGACCCCACCCTTCTCCCAGGAGCCCCGTCCGTCTCCCCGTGCTGACCCCTGCCAGGCCTGGCCCCACCACCCCTTCATCTTGCTCCGATGTCACGTGGGCTGAGCCCCTGCGGTCCCCCCAACTCCCCCTGCACAGGCATGAAGGGGGTGACCTGGACTCCCACCTGCCCCCCGCTGTCTCTAACCTCCCTCAGCACCGGGGGCACCGGGGTGTCGGGCCCCTCCCTGCAGAGAAAGCGCTGAGCGCCAAGGTCCCTTCACAGCTGAAGAACCCCTCGGAACCTCTCTGAGAGGGACGTGCAGGGCAGGAGGCTGGACAAGGGAGGATCCGGTGGGAGGACAGAGCCCAGGGGTCACTTAGGAGGGCCAGAGGGAGATGAGGCTGGCCATCAGCCCTCTGCCGGGGGCCCTACGGGGCTCCTGGGCTGACGTGAGGCGGTATGGGGCTGAGCAGTCAAGGTGTTCAAGGCCCAGCAGATGGGAGGAGGGCAGGCCGTCAGGGGAGGAGGCTTTGCCCAGGAGGGCATTGACGGATGAGTAGGAGTTGGCCAGGACTGGTTTGAAGCTAGGGCTGTAGGGGGGTCATCCAGAGGGAGCACAGGAAGCCCGAGAGACGGGCTGGCATCACCCCGGCCTGCAGGAAGTAAGGAGCCGGGCTGCCCCCTCAAGCGAGGGAGAGGAGGGCCCGCCCTAGATGAGGCAGGGGCTCCAGACGGAGGGCCACGTCCAGATCCCCTCACGTGAGCGTGGGGGCCTCACAGAACCCAGAATCCAGCTCCCCAGCGGCCTTGCTGGGGAGACTGACATCCGGAGGATTCACCGGGGAACCGGCTCACATTTCGGGAAACATCCCAGGTCCTGCCcttggtggtggtgcagggatCCCATGCAGCAGCCAGGACTCCACCTGCACTCCCGGGCTGTCCCCCTGGGGCCCTGTCCCCCTCTCAGGTGGACCTTGGAGACGACATGCTCCGTCGGCACTGCCGTgcgccctgccctcccccttggTGCCCAGCCCACGTGGGCTGGCTACTTCCTGCCTCccacacagcccacagagacaggGAACTCAGCCAGGACGCCCTCGGCCCTTGGGAGCTGCTGGGGGCTCAGGGTGCTGGCCCTCTGGTTGAGCGGGGAACGCCGGCCTGTGAGGGCCCCCCTGCTGGCCTGGGCCGCCCCGTGAGGCTGtgcaggaggaagaggcagaggggagACCTCTGAGCGAGGCCGGGGGCACATGACTCGGACACCCAGCAGACACGGGGCTTCTCTCTTTATTAAGATGGTGAGGTGAGCGGGCAGCACACAGCAAGGCACGTGGCACATCGGGGCGAAGGATGCCAGCAGAAGGGCTGGCCGAGGAGCAGGGCGGGGGCAGCGCGGGGCCCTCCGGCAGGGAGGATCTTTGGCAAGCTCTTGGGGTGCTGGTACCCAGGGGTCGGGGAGGCCGGGGAAGGGCCTGGGGAACCCAAAGGCCAGCCCACCAGGGCCCGCTGGTCACACCCCCTGGACTTAGCCCATGGCACTCAGCGCGTGGGCAAGGGTTTGCAGCTCGTCCTGGACGGCCTCCAGGGAGCGCCGGATGGCTTGGGGACTGTCCAGCACGTCGATGGCCAGCGTGTATGGGTCAAACTTCACAGAGAAGGGGCGCTGGATGCGGGAGGCGTAGCTCCTGGGGAGGGGGCCGGCACGGACCCTCAGTCGCTCGGTGGGGGACTCAGGGGCTTTGtggagggtggggacagggaggagctGGGGCAGCTTGGGGAAGGGTCTGCAGCCTCCAGAACAACCCCATCCCTCTCTGCTCCCCCATCAAGGCCCAGCTCAGCTACacctcttcctccaggaagactTCCCAGACTTCTCTGGGGGTGTCTCAGAGACTCCCAGCGAGGTCTCTGCCCTCAAGCTTGTGTGTGAGACCcaaccctccctttctcccctctccggGCCTCTGTCTCCTGTGACAACAGGAGCCTGGCCCTTTCCCAGGTTAAAGAGATGGGGTGCGTCAGGACCTGCCCAACCCGCACTGCACCCCCAGTTCCCGTCCCAGGGAACTCTCCACGGCCTCCAGGCCCCTCTGAGCATCCCACGCCTCTTGTCCACCCCACCCTCCGGCCCCAGCTGCTCAGAGGGCAGGAGCTGGGAGGGACCTCACAGATCCTTCTTGCAAAGGTCAGACTCGGCCTCTGAGAAGCCCTGGCCTTGGCCTGACCTCGTCCTGGCCACCAGGCCTCACAGTTATCCCACtccccagacttttttttttggggggggtgctgCTGTAGGGGAAGGGTGTGGTCACGGAGGcgttcagttttctcctctgtgaaatgggttcATGTGGCAGGCCTGCCCACAAGCTCACCCCGTTAGGGGGCCCTGGGTGGGTGCAGGGGGTGGTCTCTGCTCCGGGGGCTGGCCCACCTGAGCTTGTCCTTGGCATCGCTGAAACTCTCGGACACAAAGTAGACGGACTGGTATGTCTGGTCTTGGTACGGCTGCAGGGCGGCCGCGTCAGGGTCAAAGGGCCGGATCTCGGGCTCCTCTGAGAGGgagtgctgggggcgggggggccaCGGGTCACAGGACCAGCGCCCCACGGCCCCTCGGGAACTGACTCGGGGTGCAGACGCgtgccctcctccccccacccccggggggTCTTCCTGTGGCCCCGGCACCACAGAGACAGGCTTTCTCCACCCTCCTGGGAGGTCCAAACCCGGGAGGGGAAACCAAGACCACCCTCCTTGCTGGGACCTCGACCTGACCCCTTCCCCTCGCTCAGGAGCGTCTCACCAGGAGCTCCCCGTAGGAGGACAGGAGCCCAGCACCGTAGGCCTTCACCTCGCCGTTCTGCTTACACAATCCAAACTCCACCGTGAACCAGTACAGCTGGGGGACAGCGCCGGTCCGGTCGGCCGGAGAGGCCGTCCCACCGCCCTGGGCCCCCTGCGACACCACCCACCCAGGCAGAGCGGGCCCGGCCCCCGGGGCGGCCACGGTCTGAGAGGGACACTCCCTGGACAGAAGCAGAGACCTCAGCCCAGCTGGAAGGGCCCACCTGCACCCCCTGGGTCCTGAGCCCACCCGCCGGCCCTGCAGGGGATGGGACCCACTGTGGACAGCTTCTCGATTTCCTCGTCCGAGGCTCCCAGGGACGCCAGGCCGATGTCCTgcggaaggaggaggaggacgaggctGACGGGGTTGGGGGAGCTCCGACCACCATTGCCTGGGCACCCACTGGAGGGGCTGGGGGTGTCCGCAGCCCCACGGGGCGGCCTGGACTCGGGCCCATCAGGGCCCACCCAGGACGGCTCCCTGGTGTTCCTGGGGGGGCCGGCAGGTGGCAGCACAGGCCATGGGCTCCTGACCCAGGGGGACTGTTGGAAAAGGATACTTCATCGTTTCTACAAAGCGGTCTTCCTGGAATTGGTCTGAGCCCGCCCACCCCtctgtatcaggatgatgccgTCTCCCTGACACCTCTGGGCCCCAGCGGGCACAGGCCAGCCTGGACGGGCTCAGGGagtcccttcccctccacccccagccccaagcCTGGGCCTGGAACCCTGCGGTTGACCTCGGCTCCTGGCTGGAGGCCTGGAGGACACACCTGGGAGAACTGGGCGAAAGTCCGGTCAGCCAGCATGGGCACGTGCCCCAGCAGCTCGTGGCAGCAGTCCCTGCGTGGGGGCGGGGAGAAGGGGTGGAGCTGGAGACCGGGACCCCTCCCCCTACACCCCCAAGGGGGTGGAGCTGGAGACCGGGACCCCTCCCCCTACACCCCCAGGGGAGTCAGCCAGCATGGGCACTGCCCCAGCAGCTTGTGGCAGCAGTCCCTGCGTGGGGGCGGGGAGAAGGGGTGGAGCTGGAGGCCGGGACCCCTCCCCCTACACCCCCAGGGGGGTGGAGCTGGAGGCCGGGACCCCTCCCCCTATACCCCCAGGGGTGACGGCAAGGCCTGGAccgggtggtggtgggggcttcCCCCTGGCCTGTGTGGAGTCCCAGCAGCCCACAGGCCGCCCCACGGCTGCAGCACACTCACGGCTCGGGGGAGTGCATGGGCGAGGAGGCGTGCCGGATGTACTGGGTACACTGGAACACGCGGAAGGCCAGGCTGGCCAGGAAGTCCCGGGCAGACAGCAGGCCGGCCACGGGCCGCAGCTGGAAGCCTGTCCGCTCTGCAAGGGCCACGGCGGGCGGACGGGCGGTCAGAGCCTCGGGAGGGCCAGGGCCCCGGGGGGCTGACTGTGCGCTCCCAGGCCCTCCAtccgtctgtccgtccgtccAGTGGCTCACCTTTCAGGAAGCGGGAGACGTCCTCCAGCTGGGGGATGTTGTCCTCACGGTACCCACTGAAGCGCTCCAGGAGCTCGAAGGCCTCCAGGTGCTCCCGGCAGGCGTGGGTGGCATAGAGGCCCCTGAGGGTGGTGTACACCTCCTTCCTGCGGGTGGCCGGTGGAGGGGGACTCAGGCCTGGCCGGGGCCCTGGGCTCCCCATGGAGCAGCCCCTGCGTGGCCCGTCCTAGGCTCCCGAAGCCCTTGGTCACTGGGAGGAGCTTTCACCCGCGGTTTAGGGGATTCTAGGGGACAAGCGTGGGGGTGGGCAGCCCTCAGCTTCCTGGACGACTCACCAGGCCAACCTTTGGGGTCTCAGGAAGTCCCTCCCCACTGGCCTCAGTCTGTCCTTCTGGGAGCCACTGACCGTGAACACGGGACTCTGGAGGGGTCACACCCAGGCCCTCCTTGTCCCCACTCCTTGTCCCCACTCCTGCCCCTCTCCCGTCAGCCGCTGTCACAGGGTCTCACCAGGTGGCAATCTCCTCGGCCGTGTACTCCACACGGGGAATAGGGTCACCACTGTGGAGGGACCAGCAGTCAGGCAGGGACCCCTCGGGGACGGCATGTAGGGGGTGGACAGGAAGGGCTGGGGCTGCGTGGTCTCTTACTGCTTGACCGCTCTGTGTTGTGGTTTGCTTGGCTGTGACTTGGGGTTCCCGAGTCACACAGGGACCGACCATAGGGACAATGTGACAGTGAaggtgggtgggggtgttgcTGGCAGAGAGGCCTTTCCCCCCAGCCCATCTGcggcagggtgggagggggaagggcgggGGTCCGCAGGCTGGGCCGGAGGACCTCCTTACTGCTTGTACTGGAAAGCGATCTCCGCAATCAGCCTCCTGCGCTGCCGGTACACCTGGTCCGAGAAGCCCTGCGGGCAGAGTGGACGCAGCTCAGGGGGCTctcctgctgcccctcccccgccccaccagCCCAGGTGTGACCTCTGACCCTGCTGGGAGCtgggcccccgcccccgccccaccacCGGGCTGCACGCACCACCCGCCCATGAGCACAGCGGGGAGGTGGTTGAGGCCAGCAGGTCTGGAGAGGCACCAGCTCACCGGGTGATCCAAGTCCAGGTCAGGGTCAAACTTggtgaccaggtggtgacacttGTCCAGCTCTGAAACTTTCCTCGGGAACCAGAGGACTtcacagaggagggaaggaaggagggccgCCCTGTGAGCAGCGGGCTGTGGGGGGGAGCGTGGCCCAGCCTTCCCCGGACAGTCTGGGACGAGGTGGCCCTGGGACTGTGGAAGCCAGAGGTGCCCAGGCCCGGACACAGGTGGGGAATAGGAGGGCCAGAGCCAGCAGGGCGGAGGTCTCCCGGCACCACCACCTGGGCATTCGGGGCTCCCCTGCGGGGCCAGGGGGCTGCTCCCAGGGCGGAGGAGCTGGCCCGGCTCACCTTTGCTCTCCCCAGCGCCACGGACGTCCTCCGCCAGGCGGCGCACCGAGCTGAGCAGGGCAGGCAGCTCGGCGCTGGCCACCTCACAGCGCACAAAATAGTCCAGGTGGGGGGCCCCCGCCCGTGGCCCCTGGGCAGGCCGGGTCTCCAGATGAAGGATTTGGGCTTCGAATGTCTTAAGGAGCAAAAGCAGGGGAGAGATTGAGGAGAcacagaaggagggagaggggagaggggaggaggaagcccCTTGGGGTCCGCTcgccctgacccccccccccaggcgttAGACCCAGGGCTTGGGGCGGGGAAATGAGGTTTGTCATATTTGTCTAGCAGCAGCTGTCTCAGCGGTCCCCTTGACCCAGTTTTCTGGGTGATGCTGTCTTGTGTCCCTCGGCCACACCCAGACAGCCTGGTCAGAAGGTCCTGCCATCCCTGGTGGCTTCATGTGGACCCACCGGCCATGCCCAGGGCTGGGGGTAGTCGCTGGCTCCCCTGCAGTGAGGTCAGGAGGCACAGACCCCTACTGAGCAACACTGAGCCCCCGTGGCTGGCTGGCTCGCTGGTGGGAAGGGTCAGCTCCCCCACCGGCTCTCGTTGCCCTGGCAACAGCTACGCGGGGTGTTGGGTCTCCACGCCAGCCCTTAGGGCCACGGTGGTGGGAGCTGGAGAGCAGTCTGGCTGTAATGTCATTTGGGCGTCTATGCCGGGGGCCAGTCTGCAGCCCGCCCAGCCCCCTGTGGCCGGAGCAGCCGACACAATCAACTGCCACACGAAGTCTCAGGACCAGGCCGGACGTGGGGGACCCCGGGCCCCAGCTGCTCCCTGGGGGCCACGCCCACTCACGCACATACGCAAGGTGGTCGTGGGGAGTGGGCGGGGCGGCAGGGCTTGCTGGCCTCAGGCCTAGCGCTTGGTGGCTTCAGCGAGTTCCTGGAGGGGGGGTGACAAGAGCTCCTACGACCCTCTCCCTTTGCAGCGCTCAGTGGCCTGGGCAGTGGCCTGGGCAGTGGCCTGAGTCCTGCCCACGCCGCGCCCACGCCCCTGGCGCCCACTGTGGGCCCACTGCTGCCCTCACCTCAAACGCCTTCAGGGTGCGGGAGAGAGGAGTGGGCTTGGCGCCCCGCAGGGTGAAGACCAGGTTCAGCAGGGCCTTGCCGTCCCGCTCCACGCAGGCCCCGGCCCCCAGGGGCTCCCCCGGCTCCGAGGCGGCCGCCGCGGCCTCCGCCTTCTCCCGCTCCTTGCGCGCGTCCTCGATGAGGCTCTGCCTCCGCCCGATGAAGCGTGGAGACTGGGGGGACAGGGCCGCCCAGCTCTCCCCGGGACTCTCGGACCCACCAGCCCTGCTGCCTCCGTGAGCGCCTACTGTGTGTCCCGGAGGGACCGGCTGGCTGGCTGGGCagaacctgcccccccccccgtgtcctgGCCTTGTCGGGGCTGGGGGTGCACCACGGACCCATGGCACCAAGGCGCTGTGTCGCCTGTCCCCAGGCCGGCCCTAACTGGATTAGGTGACAGGAAGGAGTGACTCAAGCACTTCATCAGCTGCCCCTCGGCCCCCAGATGGACGGCAGAGCTCAGGGTGGGGGCAGCCAGCATGGTGCCTGGCTGCCTGGCAGGAAGCCGCCCCCACCCAGTCCGTGCGTCCCCCTCCCAGTCCGTGCGTCCCCCTCCCAGCCTCTTGGGTTCGTGTGAGTGACCTCTCCTCATGGTCCTTACCAGCACTTCCTCATAGCACAGGGACACCTGGCCACATTGCCCCTCCACCTGGATACAGGTGTCCTTGTCCACAGCCTGTCCTCAAGACTGTCAACCCCCTGGGTCAGCATGACGCCCCCATGCACAGAGACCCCCCCAGGCCCAGACGAAGAGGGA is drawn from Saccopteryx leptura isolate mSacLep1 chromosome 1, mSacLep1_pri_phased_curated, whole genome shotgun sequence and contains these coding sequences:
- the TH gene encoding tyrosine 3-monooxygenase isoform X1; the protein is MPTPNAATPQAKGFRRAVSELDAKQAEAIMSPRFIGRRQSLIEDARKEREKAEAAAAASEPGEPLGAGACVERDGKALLNLVFTLRGAKPTPLSRTLKAFETFEAQILHLETRPAQGPRAGAPHLDYFVRCEVASAELPALLSSVRRLAEDVRGAGESKVLWFPRKVSELDKCHHLVTKFDPDLDLDHPGFSDQVYRQRRRLIAEIAFQYKHGDPIPRVEYTAEEIATWKEVYTTLRGLYATHACREHLEAFELLERFSGYREDNIPQLEDVSRFLKERTGFQLRPVAGLLSARDFLASLAFRVFQCTQYIRHASSPMHSPEPDCCHELLGHVPMLADRTFAQFSQDIGLASLGASDEEIEKLSTLYWFTVEFGLCKQNGEVKAYGAGLLSSYGELLHSLSEEPEIRPFDPDAAALQPYQDQTYQSVYFVSESFSDAKDKLRSYASRIQRPFSVKFDPYTLAIDVLDSPQAIRRSLEAVQDELQTLAHALSAMG
- the TH gene encoding tyrosine 3-monooxygenase isoform X2, with translation MPTPNAATPQAKGFRRAVSELDAKQAEAIMSPRFIGRRQSLIEDARKEREKAEAAAAASEPGEPLGAGACVERDGKALLNLVFTLRGAKPTPLSRTLKAFETFEAQILHLETRPAQGPRAGAPHLDYFVRCEVASAELPALLSSVRRLAEDVRGAGESKVLWFPRKVSELDKCHHLVTKFDPDLDLDHPGFSDQVYRQRRRLIAEIAFQYKHGDPIPRVEYTAEEIATWKEVYTTLRGLYATHACREHLEAFELLERFSGYREDNIPQLEDVSRFLKERTGFQLRPVAGLLSARDFLASLAFRVFQCTQYIRHASSPMHSPEPDCCHELLGHVPMLADRTFAQFSQDIGLASLGASDEEIEKLSTLYWFTVEFGLCKQNGEVKAYGAGLLSSYGELLPYQDQTYQSVYFVSESFSDAKDKLRSYASRIQRPFSVKFDPYTLAIDVLDSPQAIRRSLEAVQDELQTLAHALSAMG